A stretch of Mauremys reevesii isolate NIE-2019 linkage group 25, ASM1616193v1, whole genome shotgun sequence DNA encodes these proteins:
- the SLC25A23 gene encoding calcium-binding mitochondrial carrier protein SCaMC-3 — MPGGRDGGPAPCPEGRDPERQKHWAELFDQLDTNKDGRVDINELREGLARMGMNASSRAEQEILREGDTDRDGELDFEEFVSYLQERERKLRLMFHSLDRNNDGQIDVSEIQQTFHSLGVYISLQQAEKILQSMDKDGTMTVDWLEWRDHFILNPLENMEEVVHYWKHSTVLDIGECLTVPDEFSEKEKRTGMWWKQLLAGAMAGAVSRTGTAPLDRLKVFMQVHASKTNNMNVFGGLKGMIQEGGVRSLWRGNGINVLKIAPESAIKFMAYEQIKRAIRGQQETLRVQERFVAGSLAGATAQTIIYPMEVLKTRLTLRKTGQYSGVADCAKKILQKEGIRAFYKGYLPNVLGIIPYAGIDLAIYETLKNMWLQKYSRNTADPGILVLLACGTISSTCGQIASYPLALVRTRMQAQASIEGAPQPTMLGLFKHILSREGVLGLYRGIAPNFMKVIPAVSISYVVYENMKQVLGVTSR, encoded by the exons ATGCCGGGGGGCCGGGATGGGGGGCCGGCGCCGTGCCCGGAGGGCCGGGACCCCGAGCGCCAGAAGCACTGGGCCGAGCTCTTCGACCAGCTGGACACCAACAAGGACGGGCGGGTGGACATCAACGAGCTGCGGGAGGGGCTGGCGCGGATGGGCATGAATGCCAGCTCCCGAGCTGAACAG GAGATCCTGCGCGAGGGCGACACGGACCGGGACGGTGAGCTGGACTTCGAGGAGTTTGTGTCTTACCTGCAGGAGCGAGAGCGCAAACTGCGACTCATGTTCCACAGCCTGGACCGCAACAACGATG GCCAGATCGACGTGTCCGAGATCCAGCAGACATTCCACAGCCTCGGAGTCTACATCTCTCTGCAGCAGGCAGAGAAAATCCTCCAAAG CATGGACAAGGACGGCACCATGACCGTGGACTGGCTCGAGTGGAGAGACCACTTCATCCTCAACCCGCTGGAGAACATGGAGGAGGTCGTCCACTATTGGAAGCACTCCACG GTCCTGGACATCGGCGAGTGCCTTACAGTCCCTGACGAATTCTCCGAGAAGGAGAAGAGGACGGGGATGTGGTGGAAGCAGCTGCTCGCGGGCGCCatggctggggctgtctccagaaCCGGAACCGCCCCGCTGGACCGGCTTAAAGTTTTCATGCag GTTCACGCCTCCAAGACCAACAACATGAACGTGTTTGGGGGGCTGAAGGGCATGATCCAGGAGGGGGGCGTCCGCTCACTCTGGCGCGGCAACGGGATCAATGTGCTGAAGATCGCGCCTGAGTCTGCCATCAAGTTCATGGCCTATGAGCAG ATCAAGCGGGCGATTCGTGGGCAGCAGGAGACGCTGCGGGTGCAAGAAAGATTTGTGGCCGGCTCACTGGCCGGTGCCACTGCTCAGACAATCATCTACCCCATGGAG GTGCTGAAGACCCGGCTGACCCTGCGGAAGACGGGTCAGTACTCGGGGGTGGCCGACTGCGCTAAGAAGATCCTGCAGAAGGAGGGAATCCGGGCCTTTTACAAGGGCTACCTCCCCAACGTGCTGGGCATCATCCCCTACGCCGGCATCGACCTGGCTATCTACGAG aCGCTGAAGAACATGTGGCTTCAGAAATACAGCAGGAACACAGCGGACCCCGGCATCCTGGTGCTCCTGGCCTGCGGGACGATATCCAGCACCTGCGGGCAGATAGCCAGTTACCCCTTGGCCTTGGTGAGGACCCGGATGCAAGCCCAAG cctccatcGAGGGCGCCCCGCAGCCAACCATGCTGGGTCTCTTCAAGCACATCCTGTCgcgggagggggtgctgggcctgTACCGGGGCATCGCCCCCAACTTCATGAAAGTGATCCCGGCCGTCAGCATCAGCTACGTGGTCTACGAGAACATGAAGCAGGTGCTGGGCGTGACGTCCAGATGA